A single Klebsiella variicola DNA region contains:
- a CDS encoding YlaC family protein, with product MTEIQRLLTHTIDELNVQEKRDNRPRFSISFIRNHPGLFVAMYAAFLATLVVMLRSETLVDSVWLLVVLFILFNAFFFFDVYPRYRYEDIDVLDFRVCYNGEWYNTRFVPRQLIERILQSPDVDSEQKAQLKKMVATKGELSFYDVFTLTRAGAAQ from the coding sequence ATGACAGAAATACAACGCCTGCTAACTCATACCATTGACGAACTCAACGTTCAGGAAAAACGCGATAATCGCCCGCGTTTTAGCATCAGTTTTATCCGCAACCATCCGGGGCTGTTTGTTGCCATGTATGCCGCGTTTCTGGCGACGCTGGTGGTCATGCTGCGCTCTGAAACGCTGGTAGACTCGGTCTGGTTGCTGGTGGTGCTGTTCATCCTGTTCAACGCCTTTTTCTTCTTTGATGTCTATCCGCGCTATCGTTATGAAGATATCGATGTCCTCGACTTTCGCGTGTGCTACAACGGGGAATGGTATAACACCCGCTTTGTTCCCCGGCAGCTGATCGAGCGTATTCTTCAGTCGCCGGATGTCGATAGCGAGCAGAAGGCGCAGCTCAAAAAGATGGTCGCCACCAAAGGCGAGCTCTCCTTCTACGACGTTTTTACGCTGACCCGCGCCGGTGCTGCACAATAA
- the maa gene encoding maltose O-acetyltransferase: MSEEKRKMIAGELYLSGDPTLRADRLRARQLLHRYNHSSPDAQEERQHILAELFGRAGDAYIEPSFRCDYGYNIFLGNAFYANFDCVMLDVCPIHIGDNCMLAPGVHIYTATHPLDAEARNSGQEYGKPVTIGHNVWIGGRAVINPGVIIGDNAVIASGAVVTKDVPAGAVVGGNPAQIIKRLPLPNP; this comes from the coding sequence ATGAGTGAAGAAAAACGTAAAATGATCGCCGGTGAGCTCTATTTATCTGGCGACCCAACGCTTCGCGCCGATCGCCTGCGCGCCAGACAGTTGTTACACCGTTATAATCATTCCTCCCCGGATGCGCAGGAAGAACGTCAGCATATTCTGGCCGAGCTGTTCGGTCGCGCCGGCGATGCGTATATCGAGCCAAGCTTTCGCTGCGACTACGGCTACAATATCTTTCTCGGCAACGCGTTTTACGCCAATTTTGACTGCGTGATGCTGGACGTCTGCCCTATTCATATTGGCGATAACTGCATGCTGGCGCCGGGCGTCCATATTTATACCGCCACCCATCCGCTGGATGCCGAAGCGCGTAACAGCGGCCAGGAATATGGCAAACCAGTGACCATCGGCCACAATGTGTGGATTGGTGGGCGGGCGGTAATCAATCCCGGGGTGATCATTGGTGATAATGCGGTCATTGCGTCCGGTGCAGTCGTCACCAAAGATGTACCGGCCGGGGCCGTTGTCGGCGGCAACCCGGCGCAGATCATTAAGCGCCTTCCGCTACCAAATCCGTAA
- the acrB gene encoding multidrug efflux RND transporter permease subunit AcrB: MPNFFIDRPIFAWVIAIIIMLAGGLSILKLPVAQYPTIAPPAISITAMYPGADAETVQNTVTQVIEQNMNGIDHLMYMSSNGDSTGTATITLTFESGTDPDIAQVQVQNKLALATPLLPQEVQQQGISVEKASSSFLMVVGVINTNGTMNQDDISDYVAANMKDPISRTSGVGDVQLFGSQYAMRIWMDPNKLNNFQLTPVDVISALKAQNAQVAAGQLGGTPPVKGQQLNASIIAQTRLTNTEEFGNILLKVNQDGSQVRLRDVAKIELGGESYDVVAKFNGQPASGLGIKLATGANALDTANAIRAELAKMEPFFPSGMKIVYPYDTTPFVKISIHEVVKTLVEAIILVFLVMYLFLQNFRATLIPTIAVPVVLLGTFAVLAAFGFSINTLTMFGMVLAIGLLVDDAIVVVENVERVMAEEGLPPKEATRKSMGQIQGALVGIAMVLSAVFIPMAFFGGSTGAIYRQFSITIVSAMALSVLVALILTPALCATMLKPIQKGSHGATTGFFGWFNRMFDKSTHHYTDSVGNILRSTGRYLVLYLIIVVGMAWLFVRLPSSFLPDEDQGVFLSMAQLPAGATQERTQKVLDEMTNYYLTKEKDNVESVFAVNGFGFAGRGQNTGIAFVSLKDWSQRPGEENKVEAITGRAMGYFSQIKDAMVFAFNLPAIVELGTATGFDFQLIDQGGLGHEKLTQARNQLFGMVAQHPDVLTGVRPNGLEDTPQFKIDIDQEKAQALGVSISDINTTLGAAWGGSYVNDFIDRGRVKKVYIMSEAKYRMLPEDIGKWYVRGSDGQMVPFSAFSTSRWEYGSPRLERYNGLPSLEILGQAAPGKSTGEAMSLMEELAGKLPSGIGYDWTGMSYQERLSGNQAPALYAISLIVVFLCLAALYESWSIPFSVMLVVPLGVVGALLAATFRGLTNDVYFQVGLLTTIGLSAKNAILIVEFAKDLMEKEGKGLIEATLEAVRMRLRPILMTSLAFILGVMPLVISSGAGSGAQNAVGTGVMGGMVTATILAIFFVPVFFVVVRRRFSKKSEDIEHSHQVEHH; the protein is encoded by the coding sequence ATGCCTAATTTCTTTATCGATCGCCCCATATTTGCATGGGTGATCGCCATCATCATCATGCTGGCTGGGGGATTATCGATCCTCAAATTGCCGGTAGCGCAATATCCGACGATTGCGCCGCCAGCAATTTCCATTACCGCCATGTACCCCGGTGCTGACGCCGAAACTGTGCAGAACACCGTGACTCAGGTTATCGAACAGAATATGAACGGTATCGACCACCTGATGTACATGTCCTCCAATGGCGACTCCACCGGTACGGCGACCATCACCCTGACCTTCGAATCAGGTACCGATCCGGATATTGCCCAGGTTCAGGTTCAGAACAAGCTGGCGCTGGCGACACCTCTGCTGCCGCAAGAAGTACAGCAGCAAGGGATTAGCGTTGAGAAAGCGTCCAGCAGCTTCCTGATGGTTGTCGGCGTTATTAACACCAACGGCACCATGAACCAGGACGATATTTCGGACTACGTGGCGGCCAACATGAAGGACCCGATCAGCCGTACCAGCGGTGTCGGCGACGTTCAGCTGTTCGGTTCCCAGTACGCGATGCGTATCTGGATGGATCCGAACAAACTGAACAACTTCCAGCTGACGCCGGTGGACGTGATCAGCGCCCTGAAAGCGCAGAACGCCCAGGTGGCCGCGGGTCAGTTAGGCGGTACGCCGCCGGTGAAAGGCCAGCAGCTTAACGCCTCGATCATCGCGCAAACCCGTCTGACCAATACCGAAGAGTTTGGCAACATTCTGCTGAAGGTGAACCAGGACGGTTCCCAGGTTCGTCTGCGCGATGTCGCCAAAATTGAGCTGGGCGGCGAAAGCTATGACGTAGTGGCGAAGTTTAACGGCCAGCCAGCATCGGGTCTGGGTATTAAACTGGCTACCGGCGCGAACGCGCTGGATACCGCCAACGCTATCCGTGCAGAACTGGCGAAGATGGAGCCGTTTTTCCCGTCGGGGATGAAGATCGTTTACCCGTATGACACCACCCCGTTCGTGAAAATCTCTATTCACGAAGTGGTTAAAACGCTGGTGGAAGCGATCATCCTGGTGTTCCTGGTCATGTATCTGTTCCTGCAGAACTTCCGCGCCACGCTGATCCCGACCATCGCCGTACCGGTAGTCCTGTTAGGCACCTTCGCGGTGTTGGCGGCGTTTGGCTTCTCGATAAACACCCTGACGATGTTCGGGATGGTGCTCGCCATCGGCCTGTTGGTGGATGACGCCATCGTGGTAGTTGAGAACGTCGAACGCGTGATGGCGGAAGAGGGTCTGCCGCCGAAAGAAGCGACGCGTAAATCGATGGGACAGATCCAGGGCGCGCTGGTCGGTATCGCCATGGTGCTGTCGGCGGTATTTATCCCGATGGCGTTCTTCGGCGGTTCAACCGGGGCCATCTATCGCCAGTTCTCCATCACCATCGTTTCTGCGATGGCGCTGTCGGTACTGGTGGCGTTGATCCTGACGCCAGCGCTGTGCGCCACCATGCTGAAGCCTATTCAGAAAGGCAGCCATGGCGCGACCACCGGTTTCTTCGGTTGGTTTAACCGCATGTTCGATAAGAGCACGCACCACTACACCGACAGCGTAGGCAACATTCTGCGCAGCACCGGTCGTTATCTGGTCCTGTATCTGATCATCGTGGTGGGCATGGCGTGGCTGTTCGTCCGTCTGCCGAGCTCGTTCCTGCCGGACGAGGACCAGGGGGTATTCCTGAGCATGGCGCAGCTGCCTGCCGGCGCCACCCAGGAGCGTACGCAGAAAGTGCTGGATGAGATGACGAATTACTATCTCACCAAAGAGAAGGACAACGTGGAATCCGTGTTTGCGGTTAACGGCTTCGGCTTCGCCGGCCGCGGCCAGAACACCGGCATCGCGTTCGTCTCGCTGAAAGACTGGAGCCAGCGTCCAGGTGAGGAAAACAAAGTTGAAGCGATCACCGGCCGGGCGATGGGCTACTTCTCGCAGATTAAAGATGCGATGGTGTTCGCCTTTAACCTGCCAGCTATCGTTGAACTGGGTACCGCGACCGGCTTTGACTTCCAGCTCATTGACCAGGGCGGTCTGGGCCACGAAAAACTGACCCAGGCGCGTAACCAGCTGTTTGGCATGGTGGCGCAGCACCCTGACGTGCTGACCGGCGTGCGCCCTAACGGCCTGGAAGATACACCGCAGTTTAAAATCGATATCGATCAGGAAAAAGCCCAGGCGCTGGGCGTCTCCATCAGCGACATTAACACCACGCTGGGCGCGGCCTGGGGCGGGAGCTATGTCAACGACTTTATCGACCGCGGCCGCGTGAAGAAAGTGTACATCATGTCTGAAGCGAAATACCGTATGCTGCCGGAAGACATCGGCAAGTGGTATGTTCGCGGCAGCGATGGTCAGATGGTGCCGTTCTCCGCCTTCTCTACTTCGCGTTGGGAATACGGTTCACCGCGTCTGGAACGCTACAACGGCCTGCCGTCGCTGGAAATTCTCGGCCAGGCAGCGCCAGGCAAGAGTACCGGTGAGGCGATGAGCCTGATGGAAGAGCTGGCGGGTAAACTGCCTTCCGGTATCGGCTACGACTGGACCGGGATGTCTTATCAGGAACGACTGTCCGGCAACCAGGCCCCTGCCCTGTATGCCATTTCGCTGATTGTCGTCTTCCTGTGTCTGGCAGCGCTGTATGAGAGCTGGTCAATTCCGTTCTCGGTCATGCTGGTCGTTCCGCTGGGTGTGGTCGGTGCGCTGTTAGCCGCTACCTTCCGCGGTTTAACCAACGACGTTTACTTCCAGGTGGGCCTGTTGACCACCATCGGCCTGTCGGCGAAGAACGCGATATTGATCGTTGAATTCGCCAAAGACCTGATGGAGAAAGAGGGTAAAGGGCTAATTGAGGCAACGCTTGAAGCAGTGCGTATGCGTCTGCGTCCGATCCTGATGACCTCCCTGGCGTTTATCCTCGGCGTTATGCCGCTGGTGATCAGCTCGGGTGCCGGCTCCGGCGCGCAGAACGCCGTCGGTACTGGCGTAATGGGCGGGATGGTGACCGCGACGATTCTGGCCATCTTCTTCGTGCCAGTGTTCTTCGTGGTGGTTCGTCGCCGCTTTAGCAAGAAATCGGAAGATATTGAGCACAGCCATCAGGTTGAGCATCATTAA
- a CDS encoding HHA domain-containing protein: MSDKPLTKTDYLMRLRRCQTIDTLERVIEKNKYELSDNELAVFYSAADHRLAELTMNKLYDKIPTSVWKFIR; the protein is encoded by the coding sequence ATGTCTGATAAGCCATTAACTAAAACAGACTATTTGATGCGCTTACGTCGTTGCCAGACAATTGACACGCTGGAGCGCGTCATTGAAAAAAATAAATATGAACTGTCTGATAATGAACTGGCGGTATTTTACTCAGCCGCCGATCATCGTCTGGCTGAACTGACCATGAATAAGCTGTACGATAAGATCCCGACCTCAGTCTGGAAGTTTATCCGCTAA
- the tomB gene encoding Hha toxicity modulator TomB: MDEYSPKRHDIAQLRFLCETLYHDCLANLEESNHGWVNDPTSAVNLQLNELIEHIATFALNYKIKYTEDNKLVAQVDEYLDDTFTLFSNYGINSTDLQKWKKSGNRLFRCFVNASRENPASLSC, from the coding sequence ATGGACGAATACTCGCCAAAAAGACATGATATTGCACAGCTACGCTTTCTCTGCGAAACGCTGTATCATGACTGCCTTGCAAACCTGGAAGAGAGCAACCATGGCTGGGTCAACGACCCGACTTCGGCTGTCAATCTTCAGTTAAATGAATTGATCGAGCACATTGCCACATTCGCGCTTAATTATAAAATTAAGTACACTGAGGATAATAAACTGGTCGCTCAGGTTGACGAATATCTGGACGATACTTTTACCTTGTTCAGTAACTACGGCATTAACTCAACGGATTTGCAAAAGTGGAAAAAATCCGGTAATCGACTATTTCGTTGCTTTGTCAACGCCAGCCGGGAAAACCCGGCCAGTCTCTCGTGTTAG
- the acrA gene encoding multidrug efflux RND transporter periplasmic adaptor subunit AcrA, whose product MNKNRGLTPLAVVLMLSGSLALTGCDDKPAQQGAQHMPEVGIVTLKSAPLQITTELPGRTSAYRIAEVRPQVSGIILKRNFVEGSDIQAGVSLYQIDPATYQASYDSAKGDLAKAQAAANMDQLTVKRYQKLLGTKYISQQDYDTAVATAQQSNAAVVAAKAAVETARINLAYTKVTSPISGRIGKSAVTEGALVQNGQTTALATVQQLDPIYVDVTQSSNDFLRLKQELADGRLKQENGKAKVELVTNDGLKYPQAGTLEFSDVTVDQTTGSITLRAIFPNPDHTLLPGMFVRARLEEGVNPDALLVPQQGVTRTPRGDASVMVVGEGDKVEVRQVTASQAIGDKWLVTGGLKTGDRVIVTGLQKIKPGVQVKAQEVASDDKQQAAGNAPSEQTKS is encoded by the coding sequence ATGAACAAAAACAGAGGGTTAACGCCTCTGGCGGTCGTTCTGATGCTCTCAGGCAGCTTAGCGCTAACAGGATGTGACGATAAACCGGCTCAACAAGGAGCCCAGCACATGCCGGAAGTCGGTATTGTGACGCTCAAATCCGCACCTCTACAAATAACCACCGAACTGCCAGGCCGCACCAGCGCCTATCGCATTGCGGAAGTCCGTCCTCAGGTCAGTGGCATTATTTTAAAACGTAACTTCGTGGAAGGTAGCGACATCCAGGCCGGCGTTTCCCTGTATCAGATCGATCCCGCCACCTATCAGGCCAGCTATGACAGCGCCAAAGGCGACCTGGCAAAAGCCCAGGCGGCAGCGAACATGGATCAACTGACGGTCAAGCGTTATCAGAAACTGTTAGGCACTAAATATATTAGTCAACAAGACTACGATACCGCCGTCGCGACGGCACAGCAGAGCAATGCGGCCGTGGTCGCAGCGAAAGCGGCCGTGGAAACCGCGCGCATCAATCTGGCCTACACCAAAGTCACCTCGCCGATCAGCGGCCGGATTGGTAAATCCGCGGTGACCGAAGGGGCGCTGGTGCAGAATGGTCAAACGACTGCCCTGGCAACTGTTCAGCAGCTGGATCCGATCTATGTTGACGTCACCCAGTCGAGCAATGATTTCCTGCGCCTGAAACAGGAGCTGGCCGATGGCCGCCTGAAACAGGAAAACGGCAAAGCGAAAGTGGAGCTGGTGACGAATGACGGTCTTAAGTATCCGCAGGCCGGCACGCTGGAATTTTCGGATGTCACCGTCGATCAGACCACCGGCTCTATCACGCTGCGCGCGATTTTCCCGAACCCGGACCACACCCTGCTACCGGGGATGTTTGTGCGTGCCCGTCTGGAAGAAGGGGTTAACCCTGACGCCCTGCTGGTACCGCAACAGGGTGTTACCCGTACGCCGCGCGGCGACGCCAGCGTCATGGTGGTCGGGGAAGGCGATAAAGTCGAAGTCCGCCAGGTCACTGCTTCTCAGGCGATTGGCGATAAATGGCTGGTCACTGGCGGTCTGAAAACTGGCGATCGCGTTATCGTCACCGGCCTGCAAAAAATCAAACCAGGCGTGCAGGTAAAAGCGCAGGAAGTAGCTTCTGATGATAAACAGCAAGCCGCAGGCAACGCGCCATCAGAACAAACCAAGTCTTAA